From the Myxococcales bacterium genome, one window contains:
- a CDS encoding suppressor of fused domain protein: MSRQTLKHRRTARPVRQELVFASDEKYDCREIPTALALVAAVAVDTGIGFGPGYVTELPGCIPGTRISAIATYQPTLWPDDAESVVGMDVPTQVRWLLPLSPHEYGLVRGKGIEALEQYLERDDVDVLDLVRP; encoded by the coding sequence ATGAGTCGACAAACGCTGAAGCACCGACGGACTGCGCGGCCGGTCCGGCAGGAGTTGGTCTTTGCGTCTGACGAGAAGTACGACTGTCGTGAGATCCCCACGGCGCTGGCGCTCGTCGCCGCGGTCGCTGTGGACACGGGCATCGGGTTCGGGCCGGGCTACGTCACGGAGCTCCCTGGCTGCATCCCAGGTACTCGAATCTCGGCCATCGCGACCTATCAGCCGACGCTCTGGCCGGATGACGCCGAGTCCGTCGTCGGGATGGACGTGCCGACGCAGGTGCGGTGGCTGCTGCCGCTGTCGCCGCATGAGTACGGGCTCGTGCGCGGCAAGGGGATCGAGGCGCTCGAGCAGTACCTCGAGCGAGATGATGTCGACGTCCTCGACCTGGTCCGACCCTGA
- a CDS encoding thrombospondin type 3 repeat-containing protein, translated as MYKQTRDQRRRSSGGRAAEAGAPGAGVGLRGGRPGNRRHGRGQSLSRAVSPRRSPSQRWAIRGRCGTILVARHLGPADCSAMSVRRALSLALVGLLATSCGPSGSGDDDDDVIDAGIDASVDQDDDGILDTLDNCPTIANPDQADFDGDGQGDACDLDDDNDGVDDISDNCRFIPNTDQSDLDDDIIGDACDGDDDNDGVLDDRTTCRTQP; from the coding sequence ATGTACAAGCAAACGCGCGACCAGCGGCGACGATCTAGCGGGGGGCGGGCGGCGGAGGCAGGGGCGCCCGGCGCGGGCGTCGGCCTCCGAGGGGGGCGCCCGGGTAATCGCCGTCACGGCCGTGGGCAATCGCTGTCACGGGCGGTGAGCCCAAGGCGGTCGCCGTCACAGCGGTGGGCGATCCGGGGGCGGTGTGGCACGATCCTGGTTGCGCGACACCTCGGTCCAGCCGATTGTTCGGCCATGTCTGTTCGACGCGCGCTCAGCCTTGCCCTGGTCGGTCTCCTCGCTACCTCCTGCGGCCCGTCGGGGTCCGGGGACGACGACGACGACGTCATCGACGCGGGGATCGACGCCTCGGTCGACCAGGACGACGACGGCATCCTCGACACGCTCGACAACTGCCCGACGATCGCCAACCCCGACCAGGCCGACTTCGACGGTGACGGCCAGGGCGACGCCTGCGACCTCGACGACGACAACGACGGGGTCGACGACATCAGCGACAACTGCCGCTTCATCCCCAACACCGATCAGTCGGACCTCGACGACGACATCATCGGCGACGCCTGCGACGGCGACGACGACAACGACGGCGTCCTCGACGACCGGACAACCTGCCGGACCCAGCCTTAA
- a CDS encoding PAS domain S-box protein codes for MPEGLFRALFERSRDLVFLADLAGNFLDANPAALDLLGYRADEISSHSFGSLLSEDQLPSALQQLRELTTAGHLERLVEYQVRCRDGRSLVLELQPSLVRHEGRPDVVLGIGRDLTARKRAEAAGAEAQRFVQGTLDSLAAHICVLDERGAIIATNAAWDRFAEANGVQVAWPGVSYLAVCDAATGPEQPDAAAFAAGLRAVIDERQQEYSLEYPCHAPTEERWFLGRVTRFAGPAPVRVVVAHEDITELVRIERALREAHARLQTILDQSPAMIFAFDLAGRLILSNHKLEELAGRPAAELLGKRYTDLMPPAIAAERTAQDLEIIRTGQPHTIGHVEDLPQGPRTFITTKFPIHDAGGAIAAICGISTDVTELQGAQARLAEREREVRELLERMPIGLVAHGPDSSVRYANPVAVALLGLSQDAMEARKADDPGWRFVRTDGTRMPPEEYPVSRALASGGHVERLELGICRPALADPVWVQCDAHPHRDQDGQLVQIVVTFFDISERKRSAELLQQRDALHASVLSAMREGLVVRDVDDKVLLANQHAADMLGLPLDQLIGTRAVDPRWRAQHEDGTLLPTDELPSIVTSRTGRPVDNFIMSVDVGDPQRRLLSINSREVLDSADRRTSVVTTFHDITEQRRAAQALTELATVVEQASDTILITDLRGAIVYANPAFERSTGYTRAEALGQNPRLLKSGQQDAAFYRAMWAVLKRGEVWSGSLVNRRKDGTLYEEEATISPVRDPRGTVINYAAVKRDVTRERQLERQFLQAQKLESIGQLAGGVAHDFNNILAVIIMESELAALDDQAPAPLQESMREILAAAQRGAKITRQLLLFSRKEVMQPTRIDLNEILLNVAKMLQRLLREDVHLELHLHSGPLITRADAGMLEQVMMNLVVNARDAMPQGGRIVVETGARKVDAGELQDSPEVAAGRYVWLSVNDTGVGIAPEIIPRIFEPFFTTKEVGHGTGLGLASVFGIVKQHHGWLEVESVVGRGTKMSAFLPVHEAYAAEPVEAAPRPSARGGTETVLVVEDDAALRRLMRRALEAGGYRVLDAADGVAARAVWHAHQAQIALVITDLAMPGGVGGRELAAGLQRDQPGLKVIFTSGYSERIAGVELLLDAGQAFVQKPFATDQLLALARTLLDP; via the coding sequence ATGCCCGAAGGTCTGTTCCGGGCGCTGTTCGAGCGCTCCCGCGACCTCGTCTTCCTCGCCGACCTCGCGGGCAACTTCCTCGATGCGAACCCGGCGGCGTTGGACCTGCTCGGCTACCGCGCCGACGAGATCTCATCGCACAGTTTCGGGTCGTTGCTCTCCGAGGACCAGCTCCCGTCGGCGCTCCAGCAGCTGCGCGAACTCACCACGGCTGGCCACCTGGAGCGGCTGGTGGAGTACCAGGTGCGCTGCCGGGACGGGCGCAGCCTGGTGCTCGAGCTGCAGCCCTCGCTCGTCCGGCACGAGGGGCGCCCCGACGTGGTGCTCGGCATCGGCCGCGACCTCACCGCGCGGAAGCGGGCTGAGGCCGCCGGCGCCGAGGCCCAGCGGTTCGTCCAGGGGACGCTCGACTCGCTCGCCGCGCACATCTGCGTGCTCGACGAGCGCGGGGCGATCATCGCCACCAACGCGGCCTGGGATCGCTTCGCCGAGGCCAACGGGGTGCAGGTGGCCTGGCCGGGCGTCAGCTACCTCGCCGTCTGCGACGCCGCGACCGGCCCCGAGCAACCCGACGCCGCCGCCTTCGCCGCGGGGCTGCGCGCCGTCATCGACGAGCGGCAGCAGGAGTACTCGCTGGAGTATCCGTGCCACGCGCCGACGGAGGAGCGCTGGTTCCTCGGTCGGGTGACCCGGTTCGCCGGGCCCGCGCCGGTGCGCGTGGTGGTCGCGCACGAGGACATCACCGAGCTCGTGCGGATCGAACGGGCGCTGCGCGAGGCGCACGCGCGCCTGCAGACGATCCTCGATCAGTCCCCGGCCATGATCTTCGCGTTCGATCTGGCGGGCCGGCTGATCCTGTCCAATCACAAGCTCGAGGAGCTCGCCGGCCGGCCGGCGGCGGAGCTGCTCGGCAAGCGCTACACCGACCTGATGCCGCCGGCGATCGCCGCGGAGCGCACGGCCCAGGATCTGGAGATCATCCGCACCGGCCAGCCGCACACCATCGGGCATGTCGAGGACCTGCCGCAGGGGCCGCGCACCTTCATCACCACCAAGTTTCCGATCCACGACGCCGGCGGGGCCATCGCCGCCATCTGCGGCATCTCCACCGACGTCACCGAGCTCCAGGGCGCGCAGGCCCGGCTCGCCGAGCGCGAGCGCGAGGTCCGCGAGCTGCTCGAGCGCATGCCGATCGGCCTCGTGGCGCACGGGCCGGACAGCTCCGTGCGCTACGCCAACCCGGTCGCCGTGGCGCTGCTCGGGCTGTCGCAGGACGCGATGGAGGCCCGCAAGGCCGACGACCCCGGGTGGCGCTTCGTGCGGACCGACGGCACGCGCATGCCGCCGGAGGAGTATCCGGTCAGCCGGGCGCTGGCCAGCGGCGGGCACGTCGAGCGCCTCGAGCTGGGCATCTGCCGGCCGGCCCTGGCGGACCCGGTCTGGGTGCAGTGCGACGCGCACCCGCATCGGGACCAGGACGGACAGCTGGTCCAGATCGTGGTGACGTTCTTCGACATCTCCGAGCGCAAGCGGAGCGCGGAGCTGCTGCAGCAGCGCGACGCGCTCCACGCCTCGGTGCTCAGCGCCATGCGCGAGGGCCTGGTCGTGCGGGACGTCGACGACAAGGTCCTCCTCGCCAACCAGCACGCCGCCGACATGCTCGGGCTGCCCCTCGACCAGCTCATCGGGACGCGCGCGGTCGATCCCCGCTGGCGCGCGCAGCACGAGGACGGCACGCTCCTCCCGACCGATGAGCTCCCCTCGATCGTCACCAGCCGCACCGGGCGGCCGGTCGACAACTTCATCATGAGCGTCGACGTCGGGGACCCGCAGCGCCGGCTCCTCTCGATCAACTCGCGCGAGGTGCTCGACTCGGCGGACCGCCGGACCAGCGTGGTGACGACGTTCCACGACATCACCGAGCAGCGGCGCGCGGCGCAGGCGCTGACCGAGCTCGCGACCGTGGTCGAGCAGGCGTCGGACACCATCCTGATCACCGACCTGCGCGGCGCGATCGTCTACGCCAATCCGGCGTTCGAGCGCTCGACGGGCTACACGCGCGCCGAGGCGCTCGGCCAGAACCCGCGCCTGCTCAAGAGCGGTCAGCAGGACGCGGCGTTCTATCGCGCGATGTGGGCGGTGCTGAAGCGCGGTGAGGTCTGGTCCGGCAGCCTCGTCAACCGGCGCAAGGACGGGACGCTGTACGAGGAGGAGGCCACGATCTCGCCGGTGCGCGATCCGCGCGGGACCGTCATCAACTACGCCGCCGTCAAGCGCGACGTGACGCGCGAGCGGCAGCTCGAGCGGCAGTTCCTCCAGGCGCAGAAGCTGGAGAGCATCGGCCAGCTCGCCGGGGGCGTGGCCCACGACTTCAACAACATCCTCGCCGTGATCATCATGGAGAGCGAGCTGGCCGCGCTGGACGACCAGGCGCCGGCGCCGCTCCAGGAGTCGATGCGCGAGATCCTGGCGGCCGCCCAGCGCGGGGCCAAGATCACCCGGCAGCTGCTGCTGTTCAGCCGCAAGGAGGTGATGCAGCCGACGCGCATCGACCTCAACGAGATCTTGCTCAACGTGGCCAAGATGCTCCAGCGGCTCCTCCGGGAGGACGTGCACCTCGAGCTGCACCTCCACTCCGGGCCGCTGATCACGCGCGCCGACGCGGGGATGCTCGAGCAGGTGATGATGAACCTGGTCGTCAACGCCCGGGACGCGATGCCCCAGGGCGGGCGGATCGTCGTCGAGACCGGCGCGCGCAAGGTCGACGCCGGTGAGCTCCAGGACAGCCCCGAGGTCGCGGCGGGCCGCTACGTGTGGCTGAGCGTGAACGACACGGGCGTTGGCATCGCACCGGAGATCATCCCGCGCATCTTCGAGCCGTTCTTCACCACCAAGGAGGTGGGCCACGGCACCGGCCTGGGCCTCGCCAGCGTCTTCGGCATCGTCAAGCAGCACCACGGCTGGCTCGAGGTCGAGAGCGTCGTCGGACGCGGCACGAAGATGAGCGCCTTCCTCCCCGTCCACGAGGCGTACGCGGCGGAGCCCGTCGAGGCGGCGCCGCGGCCCAGCGCGCGCGGCGGCACCGAGACCGTCCTCGTGGTCGAGGACGACGCGGCCCTGCGCCGGTTGATGCGCAGGGCGCTCGAGGCCGGCGGCTACCGCGTGCTCGACGCCGCGGACGGCGTGGCCGCGCGGGCGGTCTGGCACGCGCACCAGGCGCAGATCGCGCTGGTGATCACCGACCTCGCGATGCCCGGCGGCGTGGGCGGGCGGGAGCTGGCCGCGGGCCTGCAGCGCGACCAGCCCGGGCTCAAGGTCATCTTCACCTCGGGCTACAGCGAACGGATCGCCGGCGTGGAGCTCCTGCTCGACGCGGGCCAGGCCTTCGTGCAGAAGCCCTTCGCCACCGACCAGCTGCTCGCGCTGGCGCGGACGCTGCTCGACCCGTGA